Proteins encoded together in one Plasmodium cynomolgi strain B DNA, chromosome 9, whole genome shotgun sequence window:
- a CDS encoding hypothetical protein (putative), protein MVMVAEEKYQNVAPENNNSSSLDDEIEDLIYYVRTNDIEEVKKILQHGNISSINDVKDENKNTLLHFACANNNVDMIRFLLYECAIGHNQLNASGNSPLMWAIQNKHCEAVKEVLLFDYLLYSKEYTTDGYQLSAHVKNKINSMNFFGSIFSDDHDGSLGNGDSRQGVGGATLNGQGETWGKQIRLYKEANKIDLLKKNEFDKSILSEAFNAQDENILHLVLSHPMSSVLDEQDGRAVSAMNGVANRGDSAPNSHNDTAFTTNLEDAKIIQECTHQLLINEKAKVKNGESEEEAIIRIREIGLNYFGNSFEDGKTSGEEIHSHNDITGINIWECCLMISKWISDLCLQNSTLFSNKDLYEAKFSEFTDASNFVMMRCQKY, encoded by the exons atggtcatGGTGGCAGAAGAGAAATATCAGAATGTCGCCCCAGAGAATAACAACAGCAGTAGCCTGGATGATGAGATCGAAGACCTGATTTATTACGTAAGGACAAACGACATTgaggaagttaaaaaaatccttcAACATGGAAACATAAGCTCAATTAACGATGTGAAggacgaaaataaaaacacactCCTACATTTTGCATGCGCAAATAACAATGTGGACATGATTCGCTTTCTGCTATACGAATGCGCAATTGGACATAACCAACTGAATGCCAGTGGAAATAGCCCCCTCATGTGGGCCATACAGAATAAGCATTGTGAAGCTGTAAAGGAAGTGCTACTTTTCGACTACCTTTTATATAGCAAAGAATATACCaca GACGGATACCAGCTAAGTGCCcatgtcaaaaataaaataaactcgatgaattttttcggGAGCATTTTCTCTGACGATCATGATGGCAGCTTGGGCAATGGCGACAGTAGGCAGGGTGTCGGAGGTGCTACTTTAAACGGCCAGGGAGAAacgtgggggaagcaaattCGCCTGTACAAGGAAGCCAACAAAATCGACCtactgaagaaaaacgaattcgACAAGAGCATTCTGTCGGAGGCCTTCAACGCCCAggacgaaaatattttgcacctCGTTCTGAGCCACCCCATGTCGAGTGTGCTGGACGAGCAGGATGGGCGCGCGGTGAGTGCCATGAACGGCGTAGCCAACCGTGGGGACAGCGCACCCAATAGCCACAACGACACAGCGTTCACGACAAACCTAGAggacgcaaaaataattcaggAGTGCACCCACCAGTTGCTCATCaacgaaaaggcaaaagtaaaaaacggggaaagcgAAGAAGAGGCCATTATACGGATAAGAGAAATTGGGCTAAACTATTTTGGAAATTCATTTGAGGATGGCAAAACATCAGGAGAAGAGATCCATTCGCATAATGACATCACCGGGATTAACATTTGGGAGTGCTGCCTCATGATAAGCAAATGGATCTCCGACTTGTGCCTCCAGAATAGCACCCTCTTTAGCAACAAA GACCTGTATGAGGCAAAGTTCTCCGAGTTTACCGACGCCTCCAACTTCGTCATGATGCGCTGCCAAAAGTACTAA
- a CDS encoding hypothetical protein (putative), protein MELNKGNISHCEDAPKSEDAPKSVDAPKSVDAPKKENAQSPFDDTNGGKNNDSILDVIKKIPINPFIDSNENINKYKYGVEKKKIQRYTGVPVYEEEDKDHKKNQPVDYPFPVSKSVIFEKNKVNKSEDRININYSNIASDLYPEEGFKTPNRKKHFSSDWEMLLAHNHGLYNFKNTDHNTIVNKDMYALNTENDIRNKLNLYVERINVDNPNDACKYLAIEEYKCLLTHSFHMNPDVSNQKCVKWFNEYMQCKWDEHKLNYGYNYIGNRRNKKSKAYIAAPDYQYS, encoded by the exons ATGGAGTTAAACAA GGGAAACATAAGCCACTGTGAGGATGCGCCAAAAAGTGAGGATGCGCCAAAAAGTGTGGATGCGCCAAAAAGTGTGGATGcgccaaaaaaggaaaacgcgCAGTCCCCCTTCGATGACACCAATGGAGGGAAGAACAACGACTCCATTCTTGacgtgataaaaaaaatacccatAAACCCATTCATCGATAgcaatgaaaatataaataaatataaatacggagtggagaaaaaaaaaattcaaagatACACCGGTGTTCCAGTATACGAAGAGGAAGATAAagatcacaaaaaaaaccaaCCAGTAGATTACCCATTTCCTGTTAGCAAAAGTGTTATTTtcgaaaagaacaaagtaAACAAATCGGAGGATCgaataaacataaattataGTAACATAGCCAGTGACTTATACCCAGAGGAAGGATTTAAGACgccaaacagaaaaaagcatttttccTCAGACTGGGAAATGCTACTAGCACATAATCATGGGctgtacaattttaaaaacacagaCCATAACACCATTGTTAACAAAGACATGTATGCTTTAAACACCGAAAATGATATACGAAATAAACTAAATTTGTACGTGGAAAGAATAAATGTTGATAACCCTAATGATGCTTGCAAGTATTTGGCCATAGAGGAATATAAATGCTTGTTAACTCATTCCTTTCACATGAATCCCGATGTCAGCAACCAAAAGTGTGTTAAGTGGTTTAATGAATACATGCAGTGTAAGTGGGACGAACACAAGCTAAATTATGGCTACAACTACATTGGAAataggagaaataaaaagtccAAGGCGTATATTGCGGCCCCCGATTATCAGTACTCCTAA
- a CDS encoding hypothetical protein (putative): MVMLAEEKYQNVPPENNNSTSLDDDIKDLIYCVRTNDIEEVKKILQHRNISSINDVKDENKNTLLHFACVNNNVDMIRFLLYECAIGHNQLNASGNSPLMWAIQNKHCEAVKEKRIYHSGKKKTKLYEHMRKDFLQISLVKDGYQLSAHVKNKINSMNFFGNIFSDDHDGSLGNGDSRQGVGGATLNGQGETWGKQIRLYKEANKIDLLKKNEFDKSILSEAFNAQDENILHLVLSHPMSSVLDEQDGRAVSGMCSGVANRGDSAPNSHNDTAFTTNLADVKIIQECTRQLLINEKAKVKSGESEEEAIIRIREIGLNYFGNSFEDGKTSGEEVHSHNDITGINIWECCLMISKWISDLCLQNSTLFSNKVVLELGAGSGLASISLFTHANIFRNGTNQGPNQVVITDVNPFTLSNISHNVLLNEELFGHLDSAWRSK; this comes from the exons atggtcatGTTGGCAGAAGAGAAATATCAGAATGTCCCGCCAGAGAATAACAACAGTACTAGCCTGGATGATGATATCAAAGACCTGATTTATTGCGTAAGAACAAACGACATTgaggaagttaaaaaaatccttcAACATCGAAACATAAGCTCAATTAACGATGTGAAggacgaaaataaaaacacactCCTACATTTTGCATGCGTAAATAACAATGTGGACATGATTCGCTTTCTGCTATACGAATGCGCAATTGGACATAACCAACTGAATGCCAGTGGAAATAGCCCCCTCATGTGGGCCATACAGAATAAGCATTGTGAAGCTGTAAAGGAA AAAAGAATATACCacagtggaaagaaaaaaacgaaactgtatgaacatatgaggaaagattttttgcaaatttcccTCGTGAAGGACGGATACCAGCTAAGTGCCcatgtcaaaaataaaataaactcgatgaattttttcggGAACATTTTCTCTGACGATCATGATGGCAGCTTGGGCAATGGCGACAGTAGGCAGGGTGTCGGAGGTGCTACTTTAAACGGCCAGGGAGAAacgtgggggaagcaaattCGCCTGTACAAGGAAGCCAACAAAATCGACCtactgaagaaaaacgaattcgACAAGAGCATTCTGTCGGAGGCCTTCAACGCCCAggacgaaaatattttgcacctCGTTCTGAGCCACCCCATGTCGAGTGTGCTGGACGAGCAGGATGGGCGCGCGGTGAGTGGCATGTGTAGCGGCGTAGCCAACCGTGGGGACAGCGCACCCAATAGCCACAACGACACAGCGTTCACGACAAACCTAGCGgacgtaaaaataattcaggaGTGCACACGCCAGTTGCTTATCaacgaaaaggcaaaagtaaaaagcgGGGAAAGCGAAGAAGAGGCCATTATACGGATAAGAGAAATTGGGCTAAACTATTTTGGGAATTCATTTGAGGATGGCAAAACATCAGGAGAAGAGGTCCATTCGCATAATGACATCACCGGGATTAACATTTGGGAGTGCTGCCTCATGATAAGCAAATGGATCTCCGACTTGTGCCTCCAGAATAGCACCCTCTTTAGCAACAAAGTGGTGTTAGAACTCGGTGCAGGGAGTGGACTAGCCAGCATTTCGCTTTTCACGCATGCGAACATTTTTCGCAACGGAACTAATCAAGGACCGAACCAAGTAGTCATTACCGATGTCAACCCATTCACTCTAAGTAACATTTCGCATAATGTCCTATTAAACGAAGAACTCTTTGGCCACCTAGATTCAGCATGGAGgagtaaa
- a CDS encoding hypothetical protein (putative) translates to HRMVRGRTYCEHHIGVHSNIEVSGLKMHLDKEDNYLIDKNKIDSVNKYIYTKFPTFDLHKKVKNYNNKISELMIENEKLKKYKSNLEKRIIRGNENFEVNFMKYELAISNALRIGYSCIYLCNALNKIIDRYKLTVLRELLRRRDQFKNNLIKSYMNKNSHDKLFINSMVMKIEGVYERNRHFVTTVLVILVKNKLRDIFKLFVCNVLGIPIGGTYTFNGLSSGRENSDRVTSSRRGNGHYVELTMDERIQYTSGFIKLMDVLKSKVYGAVRVFFISLKRHNDEYDLYARGVWRSLPLSKRESIQFAMNGGDTKKGAIRNCVRDKGNSRNDKLFRRYNSLVGQKLIARGDTQDDRSTLECDRSSNISYLPHPSDVYNYLYYQELLNIKDKLSAKLTDDENSDLVNYIKFMETNGEVYCLRENGKKGGSSVGNATKRSTVIGNTPTQSWLPQSDNRPRTRTNEITRRFSCQVGAVPNDTNIGFHERGGDDVHRGRVVNFSLSDEGDNPNVDNSFYEQKKRVGFDLRGKVNYTGSEGLRRYGSNGEEEDILNGSDENEGGAQFMAREEGYSPPLGGGEVDGEYNSADGKYTTDGSYTGGAACGATHDDPYDVYEVENYTGKGNIKKKASFSDMKNNFRRIMSQGSEGNENAPEDEADEVDEADEVDEADEADEADEPDETCEGKRNLCEQSIVKIRYGLSRIQDKNFLCLVGEGPPDVLEVDPMGQYYFGED, encoded by the coding sequence CACCGCATGGTGAGGGGTCGAACTTACTGTGAACATCACATAGGCGTACATTCCAACATAGAAGTTAGTGGATTAAAAATGCATCTGGACAAGGAAGACAATTACCTTATAGACAAAAACAAGATCGACAGTGtgaacaaatatatttacacgaAATTCCCGACATTTGACCTTCAcaagaaagtaaaaaattacaacaacAAGATATCCGAATTGATgatagaaaatgaaaagttaaaaaagtacaaaagtAATTTGGAGAAAAGAATAATAAGAGGTaacgaaaattttgaagtcaattttatgaaatatgaGCTAGCCATTTCGAATGCCTTACGTATTGGCTATTCATGCATATACCTATGCAATGcactaaataaaattatagaCAGGTATAAGTTAACCGTCTTGAGGGAGCTACTCAGAAGAAGAGATCAATTCAAAAATAATCTCATCAAATCTTACATGAATAAAAACTCGCACGATAAGCTATTCATAAACAGTATGGTTATGAAGATAGAGGGAGTATATGAAAGGAACAGGCATTTTGTCACTACCGTTTTGGTAATCTTGGTGAAGAACAAATTGAGagatattttcaaattgttcGTCTGCAATGTTTTGGGGATTCCCATTGGGGGGACCTATACCTTCAATGGTTTATCCTCAGGAAGGGAAAACTCGGACAGGGTGACATCTTCCAGAAGGGGGAATGGTCACTATGTTGAGCTGACCATGGATGAAAGAATTCAGTATACATCCGggtttataaaattaatggacgttttaaaaagtaaagtCTACGGAGCAGTTAGAGTTTTCTTCATCAGTTTGAAGAGGCATAATGATGAGTATGATTTGTATGCACGTGGTGTGTGGAGGTCCTTACCACTtagcaaaagggagagtaTCCAGTTTGCCATGAACGGCGGAGACacgaaaaaaggtgcaatCAGAAATTGCGTAAGAGACAAGGGTAACAGTCGGAATGATAAATTATTCAGGAGATATAACTCTTTAGTGGGCCAAAAATTAATTGCCAGAGGGGACACCCAAGATGATCGGTCTACCTTAGAATGTGATCGTTCAAGCAATATCAGCTACTTGCCCCACCCGAGTGATGTCTACAATTATCTGTACTACCAGGAACTGCTAAACATTAAGGACAAGTTATCAGCCAAGCTTACGGATGATGAAAATAGCGATCTGGTAAACTATATCAAATTTATGGAGACAAACGGGGAAGTATACTGTTTGAgggaaaatgggaagaaggggggTTCATCGGTTGGAAATGCAACCAAGCGGAGTACCGTTATAGGGAACACGCCTACACAAAGTTGGTTACCCCAGAGTGATAACCGCCCACGCACGAGGACAAACGAAATAACTCGCCGGTTTTCTTGCCAAGTGGGCGCGGTTCCAAATGATACCAATATTGGTTTTCACGAAAGGGGAGGAGACGATGTCCACAGGGGGAGagttgtaaatttttccttatcAGATGAAGGGGATAATCCAAATGTAGATAACAGTTTTTatgagcagaaaaaaagagtcgGATTTGATCTAAGGGGGAAGGTAAATTACACGGGGTCAGAAGGTTTGCGCAGATATGGGTCtaatggggaggaagaagatatTCTGAACGGGTCAGATGAAAATGAGGGCGGGGCTCAATTCATGGCCCGCGAGGAGGGGTACTCCCCGCcgctgggggggggagaagtggatGGCGAGTATAACTCCGCAGATGGGAAGTACACAACTGATGGGAGTTACACAGGCGGTGCGGCATGCGGCGCGACACACGACGACCCATACGATGTGTACGAAGTAGAGAACTACACAGGCAAAGGAaacatcaaaaaaaaggcctcgTTCAGCGACATGAAAAACAATTTCAGGAGAATAATGTCGCAGGGAAGTGAGGGTAATGAGAATGCCCCGGAGGATGAGGCGGATGAGGTGGACGAGGCGGATGAGGTGGACGAGGCGGATGAGGCGGACGAGGCGGATGAGCCAGATGAGACGTGTGAGGGCAAACGAAATTTGTGTGAGCAAAGTATTGTCAAGATAAGGTATGGGTTGAGTAGAATCCAGGAcaagaattttttatgccttGTAGGTGAAGGCCCACCGGATGTGCTCGAAGTCGACCCCATGGGTCAGTACTACTTCGGGGAGGACTAG
- a CDS encoding hypothetical protein (putative), producing MRSPLARTICALLYAVSLCKCFFPINGGEPIGSHRQGGHPSEGEKKMRSVLRKGSITHLCNKIRCVNYVQWYEGRRRISSATWNSGKRSPVSSRLFGSFETKIPGSQADLVVDGIAVSISDNTNIFKEETSSTPIVLIHGCYGSKNNFRVFSKSLKSSKIVTLDLRNHGNSKHTDSMKYEEMESDIKKVLDELHIRKCCLVGFSLGGKVSMYCALKNQSLFSHLVVMDILPFDYNEKKCHVKLPYNISYMTKILFNIKTKMRPRSKADFPLNHQERKYHNPCSFIIGKKSDLVYTMPQYQTIIKNYFPSSENFILPDATHTVYIDNAKECADIVNRTLRL from the exons ATGCGCTCACCACTTGCGCGAACCATTTGTGCGCTCTTGTACGCAGTGAGCCTTTGCAagtgcttcttccccatcaACGGAGGGGAACCCATAGGATCCCACAGACAAGGTGGACACCCaagtgaaggagaaaagaaaatgagaagTGTTCTGAGGAAGGGAAGCATTACACATCTGTGTAACAAAATAAGGTGTGTAAATTATGTGCAATGGTATGAAGGTAGAAGGAGAATAAGTAGTGCCACCTGGAATAGTGGGAAAAGGAGTCCAGTGAGTAGCCGCCTCTTCGGCTCGTTTGAAACAAAAATACCAGGTAGTCAAGCAGATCTCGTAGTCGACGGTATAGCAGTCAGCATTTCTgataatacaaatatattcaaGGAAGAGACCAGTAGCACCCCGATAGTGTTAATTCACGGGTGCTatggaagcaaaaataactTTCGTGTTTTTAGCAAAAGCTTAAAAAGCAGTAAAATTGTAACCCTCGATTTACGGAACCATGGGAACTCAAAACATACAGATAGTAtgaaatatgaagaaatggaaagtgacataaaaaaagttttggATGAGCTTCACATTAGGAAATGCTGTCTAGTTGGTTTTAGTTTAGGTGGGAAGGTGTCCATGTATTGTGCTCTAAAAAATCagtctcttttttctcacctAGTGGTGATGgatattcttccttttgattATAATGAGAAGAAATGCCATGTGAAGCTTCCGTACAATATTAGCTACATGACGAAGAttctttttaacattaaGACGAAGATGCGGCCGAGGAGCAAGGCCGA CTTCCCACTAAATCACCAAGAGCGCAAGTATCACAACCCCTGCAGTTTCATCATTGGCAAGAAGTCAGACCTAGTCTATACCATGCCGCAGTACCAAACCATTATAAAGAATTACTTTCCCTCCAGcgagaattttattttgcctgATGCGACTCATACTGTTTATATTGACAATGCAAAGGAGTGTGCTGATATTGTTAATAGGACATTGCgcttg